In a single window of the Rhodoferax saidenbachensis genome:
- a CDS encoding imelysin family protein: MKRRTLLTCMPFGALALMEHAQAAPKKGATQPSFDSFAGTSARIGPYLSARQRVQALLQDHYIPVADALQHSATALYQSLAQPATHWQTQQPLWVQTMLHWERLAAVAVGPLLERRAARSIDFWPTRPAQIQRQLDANAASPLTPQQIESVGSAARGLPALEWMFWRVPANPSSQHYARLLAQHILNECTILLDGYRAMAAAPRSEEEATALYGEWYGQAVGGLDQLRIKKMVPDTRGKEVSLWVRGVSGQTAAAWQAQLQGVQVFLVGSPAAQAARPDLPVASSLQGLLLGNDNPEPSRKLQTLTLAALRSGARARPDNAASLRTAQRALAQLSQYLSSLADSVLHISMGFTDADGD; encoded by the coding sequence GTGAAACGACGCACCCTGCTAACTTGCATGCCTTTTGGGGCTCTAGCCCTTATGGAACATGCGCAAGCAGCTCCTAAAAAAGGAGCAACCCAACCCTCGTTTGACAGCTTCGCAGGTACGTCTGCCCGCATCGGGCCCTACCTGTCTGCACGTCAGCGGGTGCAGGCACTCTTGCAGGACCACTACATTCCCGTGGCCGATGCCCTGCAACACAGTGCGACTGCCCTGTACCAGTCACTGGCCCAGCCCGCCACGCACTGGCAAACCCAGCAGCCCCTGTGGGTGCAGACGATGTTGCACTGGGAGCGCCTGGCCGCCGTGGCCGTGGGGCCGCTGCTGGAGCGCCGCGCCGCACGGTCCATCGATTTCTGGCCCACGCGGCCGGCGCAAATCCAGCGCCAACTGGATGCCAACGCGGCCAGCCCCCTGACGCCGCAACAGATCGAATCGGTAGGCAGCGCCGCACGCGGATTGCCCGCGCTGGAGTGGATGTTCTGGCGCGTGCCCGCCAACCCGTCCAGCCAGCACTACGCCCGGCTGCTGGCGCAGCACATCCTGAACGAATGCACCATCCTGCTAGACGGCTACCGCGCCATGGCCGCTGCGCCTCGCAGCGAAGAAGAGGCCACTGCGCTCTACGGTGAATGGTATGGCCAGGCCGTGGGCGGGCTGGACCAGTTGCGCATCAAGAAAATGGTGCCCGACACCCGGGGCAAAGAAGTCTCTCTGTGGGTGCGTGGCGTCAGCGGGCAAACCGCTGCCGCATGGCAGGCCCAGCTCCAGGGCGTGCAGGTTTTTCTGGTCGGATCACCCGCCGCGCAGGCGGCCCGGCCCGACTTGCCCGTGGCGAGCAGCCTGCAAGGGCTGCTGCTGGGCAACGACAACCCCGAACCCAGCCGCAAGTTGCAAACGCTCACCCTGGCGGCACTGCGCAGTGGCGCGCGTGCGCGCCCTGACAACGCGGCCTCGTTGCGCACCGCCCAGCGCGCGCTGGCCCAACTCTCGCAATACCTGAGCAGCCTGGCCGACAGCGTGCTGCACATCAGCATGGGCTTTACCGACGCTGATGGCGACTGA
- a CDS encoding di-heme oxidoredictase family protein → MKLRTRQKVGLALTAAGAIVGLLWPLWGHGEADLSGVVQGELTAGEATAFATGRNAFSMPLPTLDDAENARFAVGNSFFRRNWVEAPASTTARDGLGPHFIARSCGGCHVQDGRGAPPDFRKGLSEPPVALLMRLSIPGIGAHGGVVPDPVYGDQLNNAAIQGVLPEGQVRIRYQPLRGTFADGTAYTLRKPLYSLTKLAYGPTAPGLMISPRIAPQMAGVGLLEAIPEADILANAATQAAAAGPVKGQPNLVWDDFAQAQRIGRFGWKANQASVASQTAGAFLGDIGITSTQHPDEACTPTQKDCLAAPRGSLGKAPEIDDRTLSNVIFYQATLAPAARRNVNDAKVLRGQALFAQAQCSACHRPSYTTGAAPFPRLSSTKVQGLKIWPYTDLLLHDMGPDLADGRPDFAANGQQWKTPPLWGVGLIHDVNGHRRLLHDGRANGVLEAILWHGGEAQPAKNNVLQLNARDRQALVAFVESL, encoded by the coding sequence ATGAAGTTGCGCACCCGTCAAAAAGTCGGCCTCGCGCTGACTGCGGCGGGCGCTATCGTTGGTTTGCTGTGGCCTCTGTGGGGCCATGGCGAGGCAGACCTCTCCGGCGTGGTTCAAGGTGAACTCACGGCCGGCGAGGCCACTGCCTTTGCCACCGGGCGCAACGCCTTTTCCATGCCCCTGCCTACGCTGGACGACGCAGAAAATGCACGTTTTGCCGTGGGCAACTCCTTCTTCCGGCGCAACTGGGTCGAAGCACCAGCCTCAACCACCGCGCGTGATGGTCTGGGGCCGCATTTCATTGCACGCTCCTGCGGCGGCTGCCATGTGCAGGACGGCCGCGGCGCACCCCCCGATTTCCGCAAGGGCCTGAGTGAGCCGCCCGTGGCGCTGCTGATGCGTCTGTCCATTCCCGGCATCGGCGCCCACGGTGGTGTGGTGCCCGACCCGGTCTATGGCGACCAGCTCAACAACGCCGCCATCCAGGGCGTGTTGCCCGAGGGCCAGGTGCGCATTCGCTACCAGCCCCTGCGCGGCACGTTTGCCGACGGCACGGCGTACACGCTGCGCAAGCCTCTTTACAGCCTGACCAAACTCGCATACGGCCCCACGGCCCCTGGCCTGATGATCAGCCCGCGCATTGCGCCGCAGATGGCTGGCGTGGGCCTGCTAGAGGCGATTCCCGAAGCCGACATTCTGGCCAACGCGGCGACACAGGCTGCGGCTGCGGGCCCCGTCAAAGGCCAGCCCAATCTGGTGTGGGACGACTTTGCCCAAGCCCAACGCATAGGCCGCTTCGGCTGGAAGGCCAACCAGGCCAGCGTGGCCAGCCAGACCGCGGGTGCGTTCCTCGGCGACATCGGCATTACCTCCACCCAGCACCCGGATGAGGCCTGCACGCCGACGCAGAAAGACTGCCTGGCGGCACCGCGCGGATCTCTGGGCAAGGCACCCGAGATCGACGACCGCACGCTGTCCAACGTGATCTTCTACCAGGCCACGCTGGCACCGGCCGCACGGCGCAATGTGAACGATGCCAAGGTACTGCGCGGCCAGGCCCTGTTTGCCCAGGCCCAGTGCAGTGCATGCCACCGGCCCAGCTACACCACGGGTGCCGCGCCGTTCCCGCGCCTGTCCAGCACCAAAGTGCAGGGCCTGAAAATCTGGCCCTACACCGACCTGTTGCTGCACGACATGGGCCCTGACCTGGCCGATGGTCGCCCCGACTTTGCGGCCAATGGCCAGCAATGGAAAACGCCGCCGCTGTGGGGCGTGGGCCTGATCCATGACGTCAACGGCCACCGCCGCCTGCTGCACGATGGCCGCGCCAACGGCGTGCTGGAGGCGATTCTGTGGCACGGTGGCGAGGCGCAGCCCGCCAAGAACAACGTGCTGCAACTCAATGCCCGCGACCGGCAAGCGCTGGTGGCCTTTGTGGAGTCCCTGTGA
- a CDS encoding imelysin family protein: MQKRSFLHATLLGAALFAGFAAQAQTVEPKAVVQHYSALVYANYSDVLTSAQTLQKAITAFTAAPSAQGLEDAKKAWLAAREFYGQTEAFRFYSGPIDDDNGPEGRLNAWPLDESYIDSVVGKPKAGIVNNPKIKINKASLAKLNERGGEENIAAGWHAIEFLLWGQDLSETLPGQRSFEDYVDGKTPNADRRRAYLTTVTELLIDDLSFLVKAWTPGAKNYRAKFEQGGIQSVRKMIVGLGSLSRGELAGERLEVAMNTQDKEDEHSCFSDNTHRDVVANAQGIENVWLGSYKRLDGSMVQGASLKDLVAAKNAGLADKVSKQIAQSVANANAIQAPFDREIVGAKDAPGRIRVQKTIDSLVQQSKDITEAAAALGITKLAQAK; this comes from the coding sequence ATGCAAAAGCGCAGCTTCCTCCATGCCACCCTGTTGGGCGCAGCCCTGTTCGCGGGCTTTGCAGCCCAGGCCCAAACCGTAGAACCCAAAGCCGTGGTGCAGCACTACAGCGCTCTGGTGTACGCCAACTACAGCGACGTGCTGACGAGCGCGCAAACCCTGCAAAAGGCCATCACCGCGTTTACGGCGGCCCCTTCGGCCCAGGGTCTGGAAGATGCCAAAAAAGCCTGGCTGGCGGCGCGTGAGTTTTATGGCCAGACCGAAGCCTTCCGTTTCTACAGCGGCCCGATCGACGACGACAACGGCCCTGAAGGCCGCCTGAATGCCTGGCCCCTGGACGAGTCCTACATCGACAGCGTGGTCGGCAAGCCCAAGGCTGGCATCGTCAACAACCCCAAGATCAAGATCAACAAAGCCAGCCTGGCCAAACTCAACGAGCGCGGTGGTGAAGAAAACATTGCGGCTGGCTGGCACGCCATCGAATTCCTGCTGTGGGGCCAGGACCTGAGCGAAACCCTGCCCGGTCAGCGTTCGTTCGAAGACTATGTGGATGGCAAGACGCCCAACGCCGACCGCCGCCGCGCCTATCTGACCACTGTCACCGAACTGCTGATCGACGACCTGAGTTTCCTCGTCAAAGCCTGGACACCGGGCGCCAAGAACTACCGCGCCAAGTTTGAGCAAGGTGGCATCCAGTCGGTGCGCAAGATGATCGTGGGCCTGGGCTCGCTGTCGCGCGGTGAACTGGCCGGTGAACGCCTGGAAGTGGCCATGAACACGCAAGACAAGGAAGACGAGCACTCCTGCTTCTCCGACAACACCCACCGCGATGTGGTCGCCAATGCACAAGGCATTGAAAACGTCTGGCTGGGCAGCTACAAACGCCTGGACGGCAGCATGGTGCAAGGCGCTTCGCTCAAGGACCTGGTAGCCGCCAAAAACGCTGGTTTGGCCGACAAGGTCAGCAAACAGATTGCCCAGAGCGTGGCCAACGCCAACGCCATCCAGGCGCCGTTTGACCGCGAAATCGTGGGCGCGAAAGATGCACCCGGCCGTATCCGTGTGCAAAAGACCATTGACAGCCTGGTGCAACAGTCCAAGGACATCACCGAAGCGGCAGCGGCGCTGGGCATCACCAAGCTCGCACAAGCCAAATGA
- the bfr gene encoding bacterioferritin has translation MKGDAQVIGHLQAQLKNELTAINQYFLHYRMYKHWGLDKLAKKEYSESIGEMKHADQLMDRIFTLDGLPNVQDMAKILVGENVPEALACDLKAEVGAQATIKAGIAHCESVRDYVSRDLLQKILDDTEEHIDFLETQIELIDKVGLQNYLQTQMGELS, from the coding sequence ATGAAAGGTGACGCACAAGTCATTGGCCATCTGCAGGCCCAGCTGAAAAACGAACTCACGGCCATCAACCAGTATTTCCTGCACTACCGCATGTACAAACACTGGGGCCTGGACAAGCTCGCCAAGAAAGAATATTCGGAGTCGATTGGCGAGATGAAACACGCCGACCAGTTGATGGACCGCATTTTCACGCTCGACGGCCTGCCCAACGTGCAGGACATGGCCAAGATCCTCGTTGGCGAAAACGTACCGGAAGCACTGGCCTGTGACCTGAAAGCCGAAGTCGGCGCACAAGCCACCATCAAGGCTGGCATTGCCCATTGCGAAAGCGTGCGCGACTATGTGTCACGCGACCTGCTGCAAAAAATCCTGGATGACACCGAAGAGCACATCGACTTCCTCGAAACCCAGATCGAACTGATCGACAAGGTCGGTCTGCAAAACTACCTGCAGACACAGATGGGCGAATTGTCTTAA
- a CDS encoding DUF2325 domain-containing protein, with translation MPQTAHTHGAYCHHEPATVPASGSRRRRLWDLGHACHCPLVGVSLPMDTLRRLVQKALGAGVVANDYEVHAGAVTECGRRCKLSELMQAELDARYVREIQVFRAAKSALAVAELWIKYVKAGDVAGAFWAALSHPRCDVPLQEAMCKDLHMFQHQAGAGVRLEMAKFNVLADENAVLARELGKVQERITRVMAQKATDVEQLNAQLLQARAEGIAKDSRIAFMAHDLEALQASIPQLEDKQRLQKRLDQMAQRQTELEAQNADLRRKLVLAEKAAAERAATAAASREAVLSQGEGALAGVQAMVIQLHQKMVLCVGGRSGNIANYRDVVERVGGRFTHHDGGLEDNSNVLDANLAAADLVICQTGCISHNAYWRVKDFCKRTGKRCVFVENPSASSLERGLAQITTSKTAVAELVVSEQPEAL, from the coding sequence ATGCCCCAGACTGCACACACCCACGGCGCTTACTGCCACCACGAGCCTGCAACCGTGCCCGCATCGGGTTCCCGGCGCCGTCGCCTTTGGGATTTGGGGCACGCATGCCACTGCCCGCTGGTGGGCGTGAGCCTGCCCATGGACACCTTGCGCCGTCTGGTGCAAAAGGCGCTGGGCGCCGGTGTCGTGGCCAACGACTACGAGGTGCATGCCGGTGCGGTGACCGAGTGCGGGCGGCGCTGCAAGCTGTCGGAACTGATGCAGGCGGAGCTGGACGCCCGCTACGTCCGCGAAATCCAGGTCTTCCGGGCTGCCAAGAGCGCCCTGGCCGTGGCCGAGCTGTGGATCAAATACGTGAAGGCGGGCGATGTGGCGGGTGCATTCTGGGCCGCGCTCAGCCACCCGCGTTGCGATGTGCCCTTGCAGGAAGCCATGTGCAAAGACCTGCACATGTTCCAGCACCAGGCCGGTGCCGGTGTGCGGCTGGAGATGGCCAAGTTCAACGTGCTGGCCGACGAAAACGCGGTGCTGGCCCGCGAGTTGGGCAAGGTGCAGGAACGCATCACACGTGTCATGGCGCAGAAAGCGACCGACGTGGAGCAGTTGAATGCACAACTGCTGCAGGCGCGCGCCGAGGGTATTGCCAAAGACAGCCGTATTGCCTTTATGGCGCACGATCTGGAAGCTCTGCAGGCCTCCATCCCGCAACTGGAGGACAAGCAGCGCCTGCAAAAACGCCTGGACCAGATGGCGCAGCGCCAGACCGAACTGGAAGCGCAGAACGCAGACTTGCGGCGCAAACTGGTGCTTGCCGAGAAAGCCGCCGCCGAGCGCGCCGCAACTGCCGCCGCGTCGCGCGAGGCGGTGCTTAGCCAGGGAGAGGGCGCTCTTGCGGGTGTGCAGGCCATGGTGATCCAGTTGCACCAAAAGATGGTGCTGTGTGTAGGCGGGCGCAGCGGCAATATTGCCAACTACCGTGATGTGGTGGAACGCGTGGGCGGACGCTTTACCCACCACGACGGTGGGCTCGAAGACAACTCCAACGTGCTGGATGCCAACCTGGCCGCTGCAGACCTGGTGATATGCCAGACCGGCTGCATCAGCCACAACGCCTACTGGCGCGTCAAAGACTTCTGCAAACGCACCGGCAAGCGCTGCGTGTTTGTAGAAAACCCCAGCGCATCTTCATTGGAGCGCGGGTTGGCCCAGATCACGACGTCCAAGACCGCTGTGGCTGAGTTGGTTGTGAGCGAACAGCCAGAAGCACTCTGA
- a CDS encoding TonB-dependent hemoglobin/transferrin/lactoferrin family receptor, with amino-acid sequence MANVAVSGRFSLTQLSLCLGLAFGGGVGWAQVSAPEAPAAAQPVVTLKEVVVSASRVEEDANKVAATVTVIKSEDVDRRNASNLEEMLEDEVGISVRALPSRVQTAFSGTGRGGNEGINIRGLEGDQVNLLVDGVSLPSSYSFSSVQAGRGDYLDPEGYKQVEIVRGSTSTAYGSSGLAGSVMFVTKDPEDYLKGGKTELFRLKTGYSSANRSVQIAPSFAFAAGDTQGLVLASLRSGHETDTMGTNTSSGSSRTAANPQDSNAGYLLVKLKQKVSAENGFKLTLESLRRKSEIESLSTRTAVITDDDSTDSTTRTMVKLDWRNTPQGSWYDVLDVSLYSQISQVDQLGVQLRPASAPPQRSRDAAYNENTTGVSAQFESNFGSATQHRLVYGADVKTSAYDMVVNRTGDFNTPVKYFPDTDGVSAGTFVQDEITLGAVKLTPGLRYDYYKFTPKRVSTGYVATYDELSDSALSPKLGANWELNPEFSLYGLYSHGFRAPKSGQINGSFSNGTQYVYLGNSKLKSERSESLEFGFRGQAGGTKYSATAFHGEYKDFIQDSVNTGSCTYSAVTYTTCYQAQNLNRVTISGFELRGDFALAKNWRATAAYAHAEGRSNNDNLASVDPDKFVGSLQYTPSGTWGLGGRLTAVDRKENAQNSAAVIPGGYTIFDLTGWYQPSKATQISVGLYNLFDKKYVRWADVRDLAASGVEAIDAYSQPGRNFTVSLTHSF; translated from the coding sequence ATGGCGAATGTAGCTGTGTCTGGGCGTTTTTCTTTGACCCAGTTGTCTTTGTGTCTGGGGTTGGCGTTTGGTGGTGGTGTGGGTTGGGCGCAAGTGTCTGCGCCGGAAGCGCCTGCTGCTGCACAGCCTGTTGTCACGCTGAAAGAAGTTGTTGTCAGTGCAAGTCGCGTCGAGGAAGACGCGAACAAGGTGGCTGCCACCGTGACGGTGATCAAGAGTGAGGATGTGGACCGGCGCAATGCTTCCAATCTGGAAGAGATGCTGGAAGACGAAGTTGGAATTTCGGTGCGGGCGCTCCCTTCGCGCGTTCAGACCGCATTTTCTGGCACGGGTCGTGGTGGCAACGAAGGCATCAATATTCGTGGTCTGGAGGGTGATCAGGTCAATTTGCTGGTCGACGGCGTGAGTCTGCCATCGAGCTACAGTTTCAGCTCGGTGCAGGCCGGTCGTGGTGACTACCTGGATCCCGAGGGGTACAAACAGGTCGAGATCGTGCGCGGTTCCACCAGTACGGCGTACGGTTCTTCCGGTCTGGCAGGTTCCGTCATGTTTGTGACGAAGGATCCCGAGGATTACCTCAAGGGTGGCAAAACTGAGCTGTTCCGCCTCAAGACGGGTTACTCCTCGGCTAACCGCTCGGTGCAGATCGCTCCCAGTTTTGCTTTCGCGGCCGGCGATACCCAGGGCCTGGTGCTGGCCAGCCTGCGCAGCGGGCACGAGACCGACACCATGGGTACCAACACCTCCAGTGGCAGCAGCCGTACGGCCGCCAATCCGCAGGACAGCAATGCAGGTTACCTGCTGGTCAAGCTCAAGCAGAAGGTCAGCGCCGAGAACGGCTTCAAGCTGACGCTGGAATCGCTGCGCCGCAAGTCGGAAATAGAAAGCTTGAGCACACGCACGGCGGTCATAACGGATGACGACTCCACAGACTCGACCACCCGCACCATGGTCAAGCTGGACTGGCGCAACACGCCCCAAGGCAGCTGGTATGACGTGCTGGATGTGAGTCTGTATAGTCAGATCAGCCAGGTGGATCAGTTAGGGGTGCAATTGCGTCCAGCCTCTGCGCCGCCCCAGCGTTCGCGTGACGCGGCGTACAACGAGAACACCACCGGAGTCAGTGCGCAGTTTGAAAGCAACTTTGGCTCGGCGACGCAGCACCGTTTGGTCTATGGAGCGGATGTCAAGACCAGCGCCTATGACATGGTGGTCAACCGCACGGGCGACTTCAATACGCCGGTCAAGTACTTTCCCGATACCGACGGCGTGAGCGCTGGCACCTTTGTGCAAGACGAAATCACGCTGGGTGCAGTCAAGCTGACGCCGGGCCTGCGCTATGACTACTACAAGTTCACGCCCAAGCGGGTCAGCACCGGGTATGTCGCAACCTATGATGAGCTCAGTGACAGTGCCCTGTCGCCCAAGCTCGGGGCGAACTGGGAGTTGAACCCGGAGTTCAGCCTCTATGGCCTCTATAGCCACGGTTTCCGCGCGCCCAAGTCTGGGCAGATCAACGGCAGTTTTTCCAACGGTACCCAATACGTCTACCTCGGCAACTCGAAGTTGAAGTCTGAGCGCAGTGAGTCGCTGGAGTTTGGCTTCCGGGGGCAGGCCGGCGGTACTAAGTACAGCGCCACAGCTTTCCATGGCGAATACAAGGATTTCATCCAGGACAGTGTCAACACGGGAAGTTGCACGTACTCCGCGGTGACTTACACCACCTGCTACCAAGCACAGAACCTGAATCGTGTGACGATTTCCGGCTTTGAGTTGCGCGGTGACTTCGCATTGGCAAAGAACTGGCGTGCTACGGCGGCTTACGCCCATGCGGAGGGGCGCTCGAACAACGACAACCTAGCATCTGTGGATCCGGACAAGTTCGTGGGCTCGCTACAGTACACCCCTTCCGGGACGTGGGGACTGGGGGGGCGCTTGACTGCGGTGGATCGCAAAGAGAATGCGCAGAATTCTGCGGCCGTTATTCCGGGTGGCTACACCATCTTTGATCTGACGGGCTGGTACCAGCCTTCCAAGGCTACGCAGATTTCGGTTGGTCTATACAACCTCTTCGACAAGAAGTACGTGCGCTGGGCCGATGTACGGGATTTAGCGGCAAGTGGTGTCGAGGCAATCGACGCCTATAGTCAACCGGGTCGCAACTTTACAGTGAGCCTGACCCACAGTTTTTAA